The following proteins are co-located in the Microplitis demolitor isolate Queensland-Clemson2020A chromosome 3, iyMicDemo2.1a, whole genome shotgun sequence genome:
- the LOC103569747 gene encoding splicing factor U2af 38 kDa subunit gives MAEYLASIFGTEKDKVNCSFYFKIGACRHGDRCSRIHNKPTFSQTCLLQNLYVNPQNSAKSADGSHLVANVSDEEMQEHYDNFFEDVFVECEDKYGEIEEMNVCDNLGDHLVGNVYIKFRREEDAEKAVSNLNNRWFGGRPVYAELSPVTDFREACCRQYEMGECTRSGFCNFMHLKPISRELRRYLYSRRKGGKGRSRSRSKSRGRDRKRRSRSRERRSRSKERRKGGRDDKGRDGRSGRY, from the exons ATGGCTGAGTATCTCGCGTCAATTTTCGGTACCGAAAAAGATAA aGTTAATTGCTCCTTCTACTTCAAAATCGGAGCCTGTCGTCACGGTGATAGGTGTTCACGAATTCATAACAAACCAACATTCAGTCag acATGTTTGCTGCAAAATCTTTATGTTAATCCACAAAATTCTGCAAAAAGTGCAGATGGCTCACATC tggtTGCCAATGTAAGTGATGAAGAAATGCAAGAgcattatgataatttttttgaggatGTATTTGTTGAGTGCGAGGATAAGTATGGTGAAATTGAAGAAATGAACGTGTGCGATAATTTGGGTGATCATTTGGTTGGGAatgtttatattaaatttcgtCGTGAAGAGGATGCTGAAAAGGCTGTTAGCAATTTAAATAACCGCTGGTTTGGAGGCAGACCTGTTTACGCTGAGTTGTCACCAGTTACCGATTTTCGGGAGGCATGTTGCCGTCAATATGAAATGGG TGAATGTACTAGATCAGGATTTTGCAACTTCATGCACCTGAAACCCATTTCTCGAGAACTGAGACGATACTTATATAGTCGTAGGAAGGGCGGCAAAGGACGGTCGCGATCGCGCTCAAAATCGCGGGGTCGGGACCGAAAACGGAGGTCACGATCGCGTGAGCGACGATCACGATCGAAAGAAAGGCGCAAGGGGGGTAGAGATGATAAAGGGAGAGACGGACGATCTGGAAGGTATTGA